gggctccccacacagccctgccaatgcctctcagtcctgccctgcagcccccgctGCACACAGTTCCCACATAGCTCTGCCATTGGACTTCATTCCTGCCCTGAAGTCACATCAGTCAAATGCCCCTCATTCAAATCCCAGAGTACCTACATTCCCCACAAATGTGGTGTCCCctcacttttattgttgaaaattaaaatcagaaatgcAGATCATGaggctgaggctatgtctacactttaaaTGCTACAGGTCTATCTATTCCTCCCACCACAGGTCCCTTTTATCAGGCTCTAAAGCCAAGAATGCACCTgaaggtctacacttaaaataccaTTGTGCTGCTTCAATGTAAACCTTTACTACAGCAATTGGAGGGTTTTCCCATCACTGCagtaaatccacctccccgagaggtggtaccTAGAgtaacggaagaattcttccatcaatctagtgTTGCCTACACAGGGACttgggtcagcttaactacatcagtcaggggtgtcacatccctgagcgacatatctgggtcaatctaattttctaCTATAGACCCACCCTGAGTTATAGAGGCCTTTACTTTCAAGAATTGTGCAGCTTCTTAAATTTCATGCATCAATAATGTATTGTGcccctcattttgggtctttgtcacacattggccctgtctagactaggaaaataaATTGTGTTTAAGAATACTTTAGCCAACATCTTTTAACTTACACATTGTTAAACACTATCTTTTAAGAAGACACAGTTTAACACCTTTAGAAACACGTTACCTTGTGGTGATCAACCCTAGGATCCCGCTAAAAGTGTTAAACACACCTAAACTAGTATAAACGTGTTATTAAGTAGTCTCTGCTAccacatttttaaacacaaccTATTTTCCAAAACTAGACGGAGCCATTGCATCCGATGCTTGGGTCTTGGCAGGTTGAGAGATATACATGTAGCCCCACACCTACATGCCTGCTGTTCCAATTCTGAACCCCCTTCACTCTGCTGCCTCTCAGTGCTGGCCTACAGCACTCCCTGCTGGGCCTACAAGGTTGGATGTTTAGAAAATGTTAACTGGTTTCAAGCCTTTTACTTCCAGGCtaagatgtgtgtgtgggggggtgtgtgttATGATTTCTATTTCCTCTAATTTATCTCACGCAACGTGCTGTCTCCTCAAGGCAGAGCCACAAGGATTACAGGGTTACCATTAGGGGAGGAGATAACCAGAACTCTCTTCTGCCTTAAATTCAGTGAGGAGTGCCCTTTttcccaggaagcagcagcaggatccAGACTGGACAAAGACTCACTCAGAAACACACAGGgggacattttcaaagcagctttTATTCACAAGCACAAAAATCAAAGATGCACAAAGAAGCCAGTTGCTCCAGAGCTTCCAGGAAGTAGGTGGCTCTTCTGACCAATTGCAGCACACTGATGATAATGGTGGAGAGCAGTCCTGGAATATAACTAGCCAAAAATTCTCACACACTGAGTGTCATGTGACCTTGCCCAGGAAAGCCAGCAGAGGGTCCCAGTTTCAGGAGGCAGccacaccccctgtcccagccccgtgTGGGGGCAGTGTCATTGGAGGCAGGAACATGGCTTTTAGCTTCCCGGACATGTTTGCAATCTCTGGGTCCTGGGACTCATAAGATTTTATCAGTCTGGCAAATTTCAGGACCCctaagagagagaaggagaagagagaaaaacagcTCAGAACAAGTCTAACTGTTGACACAAGATTCCCCAGATGGTAGGTTTACCAAGGATACCATCCTGTGGCCAGACAAAGGAGCTGCAGCCACAGGTGGAGAATCCTGCATATGGAACCAACGGCTAAACTGAAATTTTGCTTGCATTGCCCATTCCCCTAGACCCACGAGGCTGTatgctccctgctccaggagggACCCTCAAACACAAAGGGAGGAAAGGGAAACTGCCTCAGCCCAGCTCTGTCTTCCCAACCAAGGCGAACCTACCCTCTCCATCATTACTGAAGCCATAGGCTTTGATCACATCCTGCTGGATCTGGGTGGCCACGGGCAGCAGGAACTGCAGCATCTTGCCCATGTCATTGCAGGCGTTATCCCGGGCCTCCTCCATGCGCTGGGCATTCTCCGGGGAGCCGAAGGCCTTGATGACCTCGGCCAGAACCACTAGGGACAGACAGGCACAGCAGTGAGAGCCCGACGCGGCGCccaagcccccctccccagcggCGCTGGAGCACTCTCTGCCAGGGGAGCCGAGGAGTCAGGCCCGCTCCTGGccctgggaagggagcaggggcaAGTGGGCTAGGGATGGGGCGGTGCTCCCGCTCCGCCGGCCAGGGAGGGCACTTCCCATCTCTGCAATGAGCAAGATGCTGGGTATCGCGCAGCGCGCGGGCCAGCGCTGCTGCCGCATTTTGCTGGGGGGCCGAGACaagtttcgggggggggggggcagggggacttCTGGGAGGCTCCTATCCGCCAGCCCGCCCCCACGCCCACGCCCTCACCTTTGGCCTGCTCGGCGCTCAGCGAGCCCGGCGGGGCCTGGGCCGGAGCAGCCATGGGGCGCTGCAGGCTAGACATTGGGCGGGGACGCTCATGTCACCGCGCCCTGGCGGCGCAGCAAGCCCCGGCCAGGACCATGGGCTCGGGCGGACGGGGGAAGCTGCCTCGGCAGGAGAGCGAGCCTGCGCCGCTGCCGCCAGCCCGCGTCCTGACGTCTAGAGGCTGGGAGGAATCACGGCTTGGGGGAGAGACCGTGAGGAGATGCCGCCAAAGATGGGGGTAGGGAAATCAGTCCCTGCTGCACCTCTCCTACGATGCCCACACCCCCCGTAGGCCACTATTGGCTATGCACGGCGCCACACCTGACCGCGCGCACCGCGGCCGGCTCCCGCCCTCCGTCCCCGCCTGGTGAGTGCTTTATTACCCGGGCTGCTTATTCACAGCACAGAAGACCCTATAATTCCCCCACACTAAGTGCCCTGAGAGCACAACTCGGCTCACCACGAGTCTGATATTCACTGTCCTGAGAGGCTTCCTGGCACATCAGGAAGCCTGCTAGACAAATACtaaaagagctgaaatcactaagaaatCCTGTCACGAGCGCGGGTCCCCACCCTGGCTGTAGAGCTCTCCCGCTGAGGGTGACTTGCAGGCCAGGCAAGCAGCCCTCTTGGCGGCTTTGCACCGCCTCTACAAAGCTGCCGGGGCCCCCAGTGCCACGCGGTTCGTATTTTGAGCCCCGCAAAAGAGGGCTTTTTTGAACAAATAAGCTATATGTAGATGATGTGGTTTCCTATTGGTGTAAACGAATATAAGCCACGCCCCCGGTAGCAATAGCGTGCGGAGAAGGGGAAGAAAGGCAGAAAGgtggaggaaaggagagggaggaagtaGTTGTCCGGCGCAGCCGCAGGCACCCAATGCTGGTTTTCAGACTAGAGGGGAGATTGCGAGAAGTGATAGAGCCCCGGTTTGTGCACAGCATTGCGCTGCCTTTAGCGAATTTATCTCTGCACCAGTAGTGCAAGTACGGTGGTACTCTCCAGTACGCTGTACAGGCAAGAGATTTTTAGGGGGTACAGGGTACCTGAAAGACTTGGGGCtagcccccccccactccagctgcgctctgctccttaaaggagAACAGGTCTAgggagggcattcattctttatatggctttaacagcacaatgCATATGCTAACGaacttaaacaaaggctttgtttaagtttaTTAGcaaatgtattgtgctgttaaattggtcaagggggaggggggacggaaggtgtttaaacagtgtttttgattctgtttctccccattggtctgaattatctatgacattcatactgcatcacatcaagtccaaatcgTTAGAGGAATGCTTgtgcttgcactgaccagaggatgtttggattctgatttcagaccagttctgcagcctgacaggaaTCAGGTGTTGTCCCCAGTGTACATAGAACTCCTCTTTGCAGACAGACTACTCTAACATGCATTTTACTAAATGGAACTGgggcagcaaaacaaagaaaacaaatgcctacttttccagctttgtgggtgagagaactataagtgaagattataattCCGGACACTGATGACCTTAAACCAGCTACCTCAGGAATCTGCCAAaatctttgctgaaaatatgtccCTCATTTTAGCAACAGAGCTAAGATTTATCACACATCTGCTCACCTTTATTCCAATGATGCCCCTTCTAATCTGACAGTTTAGACATTGTCAGTTTCAtctagaacaatttacaaacttggaacctaatcctgtaaacccttaatcatttgatcaatcctactgaagacaatgggactatttccATGTCTGTGGACCACTTTTgtggtaagagtttcaggagtctgttctgttcctataaaggaagttgtacccaaacattgcatttcaatgggagattcaATATCATAatgcagtttaggatacagttctacttaaaaattgtcttttaataagtcatacatatgctgaaatggctcctcatccaattcccatattccatataaataGACTGAAATACTACACATTTTGGGGAAAAGTGAGTATTAACACCCATTTCATCACTGTACTGGAAAATATAGCTGAACTAAATTTTCTATGGAATTTGAAGAAAGTTTAACAGCCCCAATTGTTTTCTGTGTTAGTCAGTGTGAACCTGAAAAAATTACATGCTTTCTTGAGAGAAAAGACTCAGTCCACACTtacggggggaaaaaaatccttccaactGGTGTTCAGAAGAATGTTACAAGACAAATACATAACCTCATGAGCAGAGGGTGGAGAGGATACCCTCCCACATTATGaccagcaaaaaataaaataaaataaaataaaatctcgaAGAGGCAGAGgttcacagatttgcaaacctacAAACCTGTGTTATGCTTTAAACCACCTCAGCACATACCAggtttatgaacattaaaaagGTAACAGCAAAGGCACACTGAAGCCCATTAACCTGAATGTGTGCCAGCCAGTATGCCCTCACTGATAAAAGGTGCGGTCACACCTGAACAGCTAAAAATTAACCTTGCCCTTTTAAGCTAAACGGAGTCATGTCACTGGCTCCATCTCTGTAGTTACATAACAGATAACAAAACTCCAGTGGGGCATGGTGCTGGCACATAGGGTCTCAGGTACATGGTGTGATTTTTCAGAATCTCTTTTGGGAGTAGTCATGTCAGGTGAAATAGCTGGtacttatgattatgctatttctaTACAGGTATATTCatcttggtatctgaagttatgaatattagctaCATTTACTGTGTTTGCTTCTGtggtaatgcccacaaggtatttaACCAGCACATGAAGGGACAAGTCAAATTGAATGGCCCATGAAGGAACGCTTAGCTCACAATGAACCCTGGAAAacacttgtctacacttaatggactttTTGTGAATATTCTAACTCaagggtaggcaatctatggcatgcgTACCAAAGGCGGCATgccagctgattttcagtggcactcacactgcccgtatcctggccactggtccgggggactctgcattttaatttaattttaaatgaagcttcttaaacattttaaaaaccttatttactttacatacaacaatagtttagttatatattatagacttatagaaagagaccttctaaaaacgttaaaatgtattactggcacgcgaaaccttaaattagagtgaataaatgaagacttgggacaccacttctgaaaggttgctgacccctgttctaactAGAATATGGGTGGGGGTGatggacatgtaacttgcccatgtgactccaaacaccatctttcaCAGTAAGAACAGATTTCCCTTTACTTGGCACTTGGCAGAAGCTAAAAGGCCCTGGCTTGGAAACatatccattttgcctctttcctgctccagcctctggactatgaacatatactaatgggagcattctaaccaagggactgaggacttgAAGGTAATCTGGAGCCTTCATATTTCCTTGATCCTTTGCAGATGGACTTATGAGTTGGATATGGTACAGAGACTGTTCTAGCCTCATTGATTGCTGATTTCTCCCTTGCAATGGACAAAAATCAGATGTCTGCTGACTTTCTCACATGagtcagcagcctttgatacctGTGGTATAAGCAACATAGTCCTTGGTTGtgtggttttgttctttcctctccaaatgtcaaagcctgttcccattgaactcaatagcaaaactccttttgatctcaatgggaacaggatttggccccaagagatCAGAGAATGTGATTTTGATCAATTGCTTATCTGTCCAAAGAGAGTTTGCATGCATGTTCTGccagcagggccgtccttacccatacacacAGTATGCTGCTGCGTAGGgtaccaggaaatttggggcaccaaattgccccaaatttcctggtgccctatgcagctgtgtgctgctccagtggccaCCCTGATCCCCCGGCCGGCTGAGCTGCCCAGGAAAGCTGTCCCCggccctgctccgcctcttccccatggcccacACTCCTGcgccgccccagccctgtccccactccaccccttccccaaagcccctgctcttgctctgcccccactccaccccctttctctgaggactgcagcaggggtcaggcctgCCCTCCACTCACCAGGTGGAGCgagctggccccagcccactccgcaCCGCTGGCTTCCAGCcgcgctgccggtgagtgctggggggtagttcccctctgccccccaagcctgggagccagggcagcagagtggagcaggctggggctgggtctctccacTTTCCGCCGCCCCGTGAGTGCGGGGTTGGGCCTGCCCTGCACACacggggcggcaggaagtggagtggcCTGGCCCCAACCCGCTCCCCTCTGCCAGCTCGTGCTGGGGAGcagttccccccttccccccaaggctgCTCCTGACCCCCACCTCCAGAGGCctggggggctgcatagggcaccaaaatggctagggacggccctgtctgccaggctgattttgattgcccctcctgtatgtcatgctgagaaaaataataaaacaatttgggcTGTAGTTCTATCAAGATGTACATGGCACACACAGTTCTATGCCTCTTTTCCATCAAACCCAGATGCTTTCCTAGTGCCTGGTGGAGAGCAATACTTAGATAAAATTCTGCAAGCTGGCAGAAGCTTAGTTTGGGGGATGCTTACTTTGGACATAAGGGAGGCACGGTTAGTGTATTAATGGAAAGTGGGGTGATTGTACCTTCCTATccttctttcatttaagaagttttAAATTTGGGGAGCTGCTGGATCCTCAATGACACCTGGAAGTACAGGTGGCACCAGGAGCCCAAATAATCATTTTagacaggtaaggggggtgtcAGAGGGACGGGGAGCGcatgggagccctgggctggggacggggaggagtcacatggagggtcatgTGTCctcccttgtgtccctcccatgagtgcagtactggcaagaaatgatttctatttACATCACTACTCTGCAGACTCACAGCAATGAGGTGTGGAGGTGATGCCCCTCAGCTCCTGGACATGCTCATCTCCCCCATAACACAGGTTGGCATTAGGGGGTACTGGGCTGCaggaagtacagtagaacctcagaattacaaactgactggtcaaccacacacctcatttggaatcggAAATATGCAATCACGCAGCAGCAGAGtcagctccccccactcccctccccaaaaaagcaagtacagtactgtgtttaaaatacactactaaaaataaagggaaggttaaaaaaaagctttgacaaggaaggaaactgtttctgtgcttgtttcattatatttaggtagttaaaagcagcatttttcttctgcatagtaa
The DNA window shown above is from Trachemys scripta elegans isolate TJP31775 chromosome 1, CAS_Tse_1.0, whole genome shotgun sequence and carries:
- the C1H12orf57 gene encoding protein C10 isoform X1 — translated: MSSLQRPMAAPAQAPPGSLSAEQAKVVLAEVIKAFGSPENAQRMEEARDNACNDMGKMLQFLLPVATQIQQDVIKAYGFSNDGEGVLKFARLIKSYESQDPEIANMSGKLKAMFLPPMTLPPHGAGTGGVAAS
- the C1H12orf57 gene encoding protein C10 isoform X2 gives rise to the protein MCQEASQDSEYQTRVVLAEVIKAFGSPENAQRMEEARDNACNDMGKMLQFLLPVATQIQQDVIKAYGFSNDGEGVLKFARLIKSYESQDPEIANMSGKLKAMFLPPMTLPPHGAGTGGVAAS
- the C1H12orf57 gene encoding protein C10 isoform X3, producing MEEARDNACNDMGKMLQFLLPVATQIQQDVIKAYGFSNDGEGVLKFARLIKSYESQDPEIANMSGKLKAMFLPPMTLPPHGAGTGGVAAS